A single genomic interval of Spinacia oleracea cultivar Varoflay chromosome 6, BTI_SOV_V1, whole genome shotgun sequence harbors:
- the LOC110804732 gene encoding uncharacterized protein, with amino-acid sequence MSIALPTREIVKCRTLYRNCPIMLEEIEFVADLIAFDLSGFDVILGMNWLTKHEASINFLRQSVTLTTPNGDRISFQKLGRKPTIQIVSALRAHKMIKSGFTSYICSVVDLNTPEPSITDIPIVCEYPDVFPEEIPDIPPPRELAFNIELIPGSTPISKAPYRMAPADLQELKKQLDELLEKGYLRPSVSP; translated from the coding sequence ATGAGTATAGCCCTTCCTACaagagaaattgtgaaatgtagaaccTTATACAGAAATTGCCCTATCATGTTAGAGGAAATAGAATTTGTAGCTGACCTAATAGCTTTTGACCTATCTGGTtttgatgtgattttgggaatgaaCTGGTTGACGAAGCATGAGGCTAGCATTAATTTTTTGAGGCAGAGTGTGACCCTTACAACACCAAATGGTGATAGGATTTCGTTCCAAAAATTAGGGAGAAAACCGACGATTCAAATTGTCTCTGCTTTGAGAGCTCATAAAATGATTAAGAGTGGATTTACTAGCTATATTTGTAGTGTGGTTGACCTTAATACTCCCGAACCATCCATTACCGACATACCCATTGTCTGTGAATACCCAGATGTTTTTCCCGAGGAGATACCTGATATTCCCCCACCAAGAGAGTTAGCCTTCAATATTGAACTTATTCCaggatccacccctatttctaaggcaccatataggATGGCACCAGCTGACTTACAAGAGttgaagaaacaattagatgaatTACTTGAAAAAGGGTATTTACGACCGAGTGTTTCACCTTGA